AGTAGCCCCCTTGAGTTGGTCTTCAAGTTGGGAACGCTCCTTGGTTCTTCTGAAATGTTCTTCGTCTTTGGTTGTcagtcttgaaaactggttcaacaaatcttcccatCTCCGATCTTGACGATCGCCGAGGTGTATCCGAAGAGCTCACATGTCAGGCATCCTAGGAGTCCCTTTAAGTTCTCGGCtcttatcaatgccttgttatttttacgccACACCTCGAGTTCAAAGTTTTTCCCAttcggcggtgtcctcttgcagcCGAGTTCCAACGCTGGACTGTAACCGAGGTGTCTTTTTGTAGCCGAGAACCAATGCCGGATTTTATCTGAGGTGTCATAGATTACCTCGGTCTTGAAAAATTGAAGGAGTTCAgtcgagcttaatgccggaaacgTCCTCTaggagccagccacttgcatctGAGCTTTATGCTGGACTGCTttcgaggtggtgcaccacctcggccttgggctgattttttgtggattttttaatTAACGCACTTCATTCTCTACCGAGATGTATAGCCAGCATCCCTCAAGGTATGTGCTGGCCTAAAATCCAAAACGCACTTGAAGGATAACAAAAAACCATTGATCCCAGTAGCCATTAAGACTCAGGCCAATTTGCGAAATTGGCCTAAGGATCAAGTCCTTTCTCGGCAACATACATAGGAATGGAAATGCGGCGCACAATAGCTCCCGAGACACAGGTTGAGTGCGGCCGACCAACCTAAGGATTGTAATCTCCTCGGGAACTGTTTTGCACTTTGATTTTTTTGCATTGAATCGTCAAGGCAGTAGCCCCCAAGACTTGGGTTGGGCACATGGACAACCCTAGGATCATATCTCCTTGGGAACTTGATCGGTCAGTGTTTGAGTGTCTCCATCACCGAGGTGCAGCTCAGTAGGGAACATGGCGAACTGCGGGTCGGAAAAGTTTTCCTAAACAGAGCCATCACGCAGGAGACCTCGATCAAGATGATGTCTTGCCTCCTAAAAAACATATAAAAAGTTAAAGGTGTCATAAGTTCGAAAAACCAAAAAACTTATGTAAAAACTTAATGTCTGAATTAAATCAAGTTTTTTGGTTCCAATCcagaattgatcttaaaaattaATTTGTGCTTTCCTCATTCTTTAACATGATACCTTCGATCTccagacttcaagcgggtcagccttcggcttcaacctcccTTTCCGAAGGCCGAGTGCTTCTCAGGGTAGTTTAGTAAACTATACTTGAGCGGCTCTAGAGAGAAagctatccggctattgaccacacagtCGCGTTGGAAAAAGGAGTAGTAGAAAAAGACATTGCAACGACTTATAAGAAAACATATATTATAAAACGACACATATGAATTTGAGAGCCCCATTTAACTTGGGGAAAAGCGTTTTAACAAACAACATTTTTAACAAACAAACTTTTTGTTTAAGACAAATATAACTTTTCGTTGAACTGAACAAAaattgaaattttgaaaaaaaaattgagcatgaaagcgacttagctagTTAATGTGCTCAGTGTGGATGGCATGGTACAGGTTTGTGGCGGGATGAAGACGTCCATCAAATTTTTCTAGATCCGACACGGTGCGTATTCCTCGGCCTAgccgaggtcccagcccccaagcccgtCCCGAGGTGACCGAGCGAGGAGCTCGGCTTGGTGGTGGTGATGCAGCATGGTCGATGAGGCGAAGCCCCTGGTCCAGCGGTCGTAATGAAGTTGGTCAGTGGGTGATGATGAAGCCCCTGTGGTATGTTGATGAAGCGATCGCGAAGCCCCCGGTCTAGCCGAGGTGATAGAGTAGGTTGGCGGCGTGACGCCGGAGCCCCCACATCAGCCTACGTGTCGAAGCAGGTCAGCGTGGTTGTCGCTTAGAGAAGTGACGGTGCTGGTCAGAATTTGTGATACGGTCTATGCTGGCCTGATCAAGTGACCGCGTGGCGACACCGGCGCGCCCGACCCAACAATAGGGGAAGCAACATGGAGGGGAGTGGAGGGTGTGGGTGGCGGTTTTATGAACTATTTGGATAGGGAAACAGTCATTTTATAGGCATGGGCGGTGATAAAATGTGGCATGTGGCAGGGATGGTCGCGGGCAGTTGGCACACAACAACCACCATTAATAATTGGCACACCTCCTGATGCCATGAGTGTCTGTCGTCTACACCATTCGTAGTGCAAGGAGATGAGCCACGTGGGATGCTGAGCAGGGAGATGAAAATTCTCTCCCACACGAGTGGGTGGCAGATGGAATGCCCACAAAACCAATGCCCTACAACCTACAAATATGGAGGCTCATAGGCTCAACATGGAGCGCCGTCAATAAATATGGCAATCCGGCACCATATGACAACTCTGCTAGAGGGGTCATTAGGGCCAAAATCTCTATATCACCGGTTATTATGGTGACTCCGCAAAAGTTGCTCTAAGCTAGCGCAACAAAGGATCCCGCCCAGGGCTCTTTATCTAAAGGGCCTAGGCGGGTCCTATATGTATGCTAATGGGTGTTACCATAGTGGGAGGCTTAATCAATGTAGTAGAGTCATAGATTCCTAAGTGAATACATGAAGATTACCAGATTGGGTTTGTTTCGGGAGGGTTGGCAATGAGTAGGTGGACAAGAGGGAAAGCCGCTAGTATCTCTGGAATAGGTTCACAATTTAGACATCCCGCATTTTTTGAGATAATTAAAGCAAAAAAATCTAGTGAGCAACACTATACTTACAGAATTTTATATTCTAAAAAATTATGCATCCTATGCATGGGAGAAATCCATCATTTTTCCCTCCCATGTCTCTCTCATGTTCCCACCTCACCCCATTGATAGTTGCTCGTTCTACCCAGGCTACCCAACATTTTCCCTCCAGCAATATAGCTAATCGGATTAGGGATGGCAGGGCAGAATGGGGTGACGCTATACATAGTAGTGCGAGGTTAGGGTTTGGCCTAAAGGCATTTCGCTTAATGCCAATTTGGAATTCTGTTCTCGCGCTAGTGGGCGGCATGTGTCAGGTTGTTGCTGGCTCCCTCCCACAACTTCTCCCCATGGTGGATGCCGATTGTGGGAGTTGTATTGGGTAGAAGCTTCATCTCAATAATCATGGTGGATAGCCATATCTTCCCAAAGCTGGTCAAATCTAACACTCTTCTTAGGGCCACCGTGGTTATAGTGTAGGAGAGGAGGATGGATTCATTTGTCGATTGTATCCAATCTAGGGTTCCATCGTAAATCTAAGTTGGTTTTGAAGCATCATCTCCTATCTTATCCATCTACTCTGTTCTCATATGCTTGAGCTACAAATCAAACAACAACATGTTTCCAACGAGCGTCATGAGTGGCTCATGTGGACCGGTGGCCACTGGTGGACAGGTTGGCAAATATTAATACCCCTTCTTCAACCTCCACATGGGAGTCCCTCTTCAGCTTGCACTATGATGGCAACAACACGACCAAAGATTGTGTCCAAGGAATCTCCGACAAGATTGCCGCTCGTCGGAGAACTCAATTGCTTTCTGTTGCGTCCTTTGGGGTCCTGTTTGCAAATGACAAGGAGCTGCTTTTAATTTCAATTTACTTTAGAGTCCTGATGGCTCTATTTTATATGCATTTTTACAGCTCATTTGTTGCATATTATCTCCATATATTCCTACTGAACCAAGTTCATGTCCATTATGCATGGTTTTCGGTTTTCACTCTTTTCACTATCACTATTGCATAGTTTGTgtttttatttagttttattatCTTCCTTTGTTTCGTTATGTCTATAGGTGCTTTGGATCAACCATGGACCAAGCATGATGAAAAGGCAAAGGCTGGGTTCAATACAGAGGACTTCCAGGCACCAGACTTAGGTACTTCAGAGTGTAAAAATGACATTTTTCCAAAGTGCTAAAAATCAAGATGTAATACCATAGGTGCATCGGCTTtgttcatactccctccgtccggaaaagcttgtccctcaaatggatgtatctagcactaacttggtgctagatacatccatttgatggACAAGCTTGGGACAAGCTTTTTCAGATGGAGGAAGTATGATTCTAATGAGCCCAAGAACATCAAAATCCGAGTTCGAAATGACGATCATTCTCCGAAGAATACCAGAACGTTCAACGAGCACGGTACAACCGTACCATGCCTTAAAAAGCCCAAAATGGTTCAGACCTGACGGGATTCTTGGTGGATTTCATTCCTGTTTTTTCCTTCGACATATTTGGCCATCAAAGGAAGTTTTGGGAGAGGATTTGGCTCATTTAGAGCCCTTGGATCAAAGGAGAAAAGATACATCTATGGATGAGGCTTTCACAGAGCCCTTATATACACACCTTCAAGCCTAGCCGCTTCCATCATCCATCATACATCCAAGATCAACCTCCATCACTTCTATTGCTACTCCAACACCACCTCGAGAGAAGAAGGAACAAGATCAAGAGAATGAAGAGAAGGCTCTAGCACGCACTGCATCGGCCTTCGGGGCGGTGCTTTCTCCACCGTGCCACCACTGACATCACTATCTCTACCATGCCATCACCGTTGGTGCCGCCTCCACCAACGCCACCATGTGTTCTCCATTCCCCTGCTCGATGTCGACTCTCTCCTCTATGTAACCCGACTTTATGTTTGAGTAGTTGTACTTGTTCTTGGGTATATGGATGAACTCTTTATGATTAGAATTAAATCCAATTAAGCGATCCAGTATCTTTTGTTTATGTTCGAGTAGCTTTCATGTGTGTTGTGAGGAGCACGCACACAACATTATCGCCTTGATTGGCTGTGAACCATATTACTACTGCTGTTTTGGGCTAGTTGTTGAAGTAATTCGAGGTGCCAGTAAAAGCCTCTACCTTCGCCTTGTCCAATCTGTAGGGGAATAATAGAGAACCCTTGGTGAGTCCGCGTCTGTATCCGGACCCGCCCACTTAAGCACATAAAGAGTAGTTTAGGGACAATACATAGACCTATGCTCCGCACTTGTTGCATGGATCATATTAGTATTGATGGCTATTGAACACTCGAGCACACCTTATTGCTCAAGCACTGCCTATACTAACTTAGCATTTTTCTTATTCCTATTTTTACCTTCAGTTCGTAGTCTAGGTAAAGTCCTTCTTATTCCGGTTTGGGCGCGTACCGAGTTTCATTAGTGAAAATGTCTCCTTGCGGGTTCGACACTCTATTTGCCATGGAAGTGCTACAACACCCTATGCTCTTGCTGGACATCAAGTCCTTTCAGTACTGTTGTATCGCTTTGGATATTATGAACACCGGTTTCGAGGATCTTCATGTCCCTTCTCAAAAAATTACATGGATTTGTACAAACTATAGAGTACGCATGTTGGCACGGCAAACTATTGTCCCACCTCACCAACCAAGAGCTAGGATGGAATTGGAGAACATACTACTAGTTGATATTCATACAAGTCTAATAGTATCTATTTATTTACCAAGCAAGAGCTAGGATGGGATTGGTCTAGAAGTATCTATTTACAGACGGAGTACTCTCAAAACATTTGGACATATATCTATAAGATGCATACATTACTCTTAAATACACTAGTAAGTTTTATTGACATACAGTGACCCTGCAAAcaacataatttggtattattgGTTTATTGAGATTTACATAGATATCCATTGTAACAAAATAGTAGCTTAAACGTCCGAAACAAAATAAAAAACATTCTTTGTGACAAAATACAATTTATTCTTAAATCTGTAAAATATGTTTCTACTGATAAATATTGGAAGGGTATGAAAAATAAGTACCTAAGATGCAGGAGCTTATGTAAATTgttcatttttcttattatttctATAGTAATATTTAGGCTGGTATGTTGAATGAATAATATTAATAGAAACAATATATATCTTTACATCAAGATGAGTTAGCACGAAGTAAAAAAGTTCAATATAAATAGATGGTACTCCCTTTATTCTGGTAGCCAAGCCCAAATTTTTACCGATGCATTAGCTGGAAACATTAATGAAATccgtaaaattaattttattaattGTGCTTATCTATTAATTTTCCTAGAATTAACTATTTTACGGAAATACTGTGGCCAACAAAACATTCAAGTGTCACATCTCGATTTAACATTTCCGGTATGTATATGCTCTATTAAACAATTAACATGTAAGTAGAAGGAAATAAAATAACAAAATGTCATAAACACAAAATATTCTAAATACCTTCTCAAAATCCAAAATTATTTGAAATAAATATAAAATgctctcaaaataatattaaAAAATATTCATAATTTATTTATGAGTTTTTCAAAATTTCTCAAATTAATACTTCTAAATTTATTCACCTTTTTATATTTTCCTAGATTTTTTTCATATTATGTTCTGTTTTGTGCCTATTTTCTTGTTTGCAAAATGATTGTTGCATCACTAGTCATGCCACTTTCACTATGTCGGTGGTCAAATCATCAATCCTTACATATATTCGACTATATAATCACAAATAAACTCAACCAATAGTTGCTTGATAAAAAACGAGTTTAGTCCCAAGTTTGTCGTGGTCTCTTTTTCCTTTAGGACATCCTCAACATGAAAATTGGACTAAGCTCCAACATTATAGGGCCTCCATGGAACCGTGGGATTACGAAGACACGGAAATAGGAAAGCACATAAGAATAACACAGGAATTTTGAGATTAAATGTTTGCTTCATTGGAAGAAGACACATGCATGGTGCATTCAAAATTGAAGTGAACTTCTCCATGAGATGTTGGTTTCCTCCAAACTACTAGGAAAAATTTGAAAGCTGAGGTTTTCTTTACGTGTAATCCAAGTATCCAAAGTGTaatatttttttcttttgcttaGGACTGCAATCCACCATTGTTCCCGCAATAAACCTTATTGGCTTTTAAGGTTGGCTGAACTTGGAGTCCCAAAACAAAGTGAGTGAACCAAAATTACTAAAACACTAGTAGTATCATTTAACTTTATGGCCTGGTATTGACTATTATGTGGCTGCAAATCAACTATAGCAAGCTAGCTAATCAGTACTACATTAATTAATTATTGCAACTGTAGCTAGCAACACTGCATGCATCAGCAAGGTAGCATGGGTAGCCGTCTCAGCCCCATCAGCACTCACCATGGAAAAAGCAAAAGTGTGTAAATAAAGGAAAACAACAACAAGATGATGTCCTCTCCCTCCTCCAAGTCGCCACAAGctagagcgagagagagagagacccttCTCTCTCATCTCTTGGTTGTGCTGCTACCTGGCGCTCTCTCCTTTTTCTCTCTCCTCTTGGGTAGCTCTCGCTCCCTCTCAAAGCAGTCAAGAGCTAGACCCTCCTGTCTCCTCTAGCTTCCATTCCATTCCTTTCCTTGGTACTAGTACTCTGATTCCCTTTGATTTCCCCAGCTGCCGCAGCTGCCAAGTCTCTTCCTCCCACTATCTCTTCTCTCCAACCTCCAGTCCAGCCAGCCGCCCAAACACCTCTCTCCTCTCCCAACAACTCTCTCTGGAAGTCTAGATCGCCGGCCATGATCTTCCCTCCTGCCTTCCTCGATTCATCAAGCTGCTGGAATACCAACCACAACCAGCTTCAGGTATGCATCCTTGCGGTCAATTAATTGTTCTGTCAAGATTTTGTTCAcacaagaaaaaaaagagagagagaataTGTTCTAGCTAAGCTAGGGTTTGCTGATGGCAGATATACATCCTCTGCTGATTGCTGCACTATGTATCTTGGAATATACTCCATATACACATCTTGGCTGACGCTTAATTCCTGACCACTTAATTTGCAGCTGCAGCAAATCGGCAGTAACACTCATGTCACTACTACTCCTTCACCTGCTGGCCACGGTCCTGGAGATGGAGGAGGCAGCAACAACAACAATCATGGTCAGCAGGAAGGACTAATGGCCACGGCCGGGgccggaggaggtggtggtgatggcggcggcggcggtggtggggaTGGTGACAGCGCTGGCGGCGGGAGCAACAAGCCGATGTCGATGTCGGAGCGGGCGCGGCTGGCGCGGGTGCCGCAGCCGGAGCCGGGGCTCAACTGCCCGCGCTGCGACTCCACCAACACCAAGTTCTGCTACTTCAACAACTACTCCCTCACCCAGCCCCGCCACTTCTGCCGAGCCTGCCGCCGCTACTGGACCCGCGGCGGCGCGCTCCGCAACGTCCCCGTCGGCGGCGGGTACCGTCGCCACGCCAAGCGCAGCGCCAAGCCCAAGGCCGGGTCGGCTGGATCCGGAACCGCCGCGGCAGGGACGTCGTCTGCGACGTCGACGACGCCCAGCACCACTGCTTGCACCACCGGCACTGCCACTGCGCCGCCCGCTCTGCAGTACTCCATGTTCGGCAGCGCGCCGCCGCACGGCAGCCGGTTCGCCGATAGCTTCGACCCCGCGAGCCTCGGCCTCAGCTTCCCCGCCAGGCTGCTCTTCCCTGACAGCGGCGCCTACGCGGCCGACGGTGGCGCGCAGCAGCACCACCATCACTACCAGGGGAACGGGAACGGCATGGAGCAGTGGGCGGCAGCGCAGATGCAGAGCTTCCCGTTCCTGCACGCCATGGATCACCAGATGTCGGGGAATCAGCCACCGGCTTCGGCAATGCCCACCACAATGGCGGCGATGCAGGGCATGTTCCACCTAGGGCTacagagcggcggcggcggcggcggcaatggCGACGATGGAGGAAACCACCAGTTCCACCACCCGCCGGCCAAGAGGGACTACCAGCAGCAGCAGGATTACCCAAGCAGCAGGGGCATGTACGGGGACGTGGTCAATGGCAATGGCGGCGGCTTCAATTTCTATTCCAGCACTAGCAATGCAGCTGGTAATTAGCTAGCTAGATCTAGCTAGCTTTGTTCTTGCAAACCTAGATTGATGCATGGTGAAATGGGGCCGGGGATGTATAAATTCTTCATCACTACAATATGTGTTACAAGAACTCGATCCATCTCGTCGATCGAGATCTCCAGAGGAGGGGGGATATCAATGCATACACAAGAATGTTAACCTTTTGTCTGTTGAGTGTCTGATCACTATGGCCTTAATTTGTAGTACTATTGTTTACTTGTTGTTTCATATACTTAGCAGCTAAGTGTAGTGTGTTAGTAGCCCCTGCATATGCATGCTCTCTGGGATCTTTCCAATTGAGTTTTATTACTTTTTTCATGCATTAATTTGTGGGTATGTACCAATGTCCCGCTTCTACACTGTGCTAGTTTCATCAAACTCTTGATGATTTATATATGTCAGGTTCTCTTTGTATCAAGGATCTACTTCGCGTGTTTGCGAGAAGGTTTTTCATTATGGTTTTATTGAGTCTCGGATGACTGGTCTTTTTCAATTAAGCCACGATCGACACTGAGAATTTTCAATATGACTGTGAGATGCTTGCAAAACTTAACATTTTCTTGGCTATGAGAATAAACAATGCATCTTTTTTGGACTATATGAACAAAAACCACAACACAGTGACTATTTTCTTAAATTTGTATGAACAATTTCGTAAAACAGGTTGAGACTTAAGAATATCTCATTTGACTGTCGACCGTTGTCTTAGATGTATCCTTTTCATATTTAATTTTGTGGGCTAGTTTGTTGCAATCAAAAGTTGTACTCCGTTAAGGTGTGGTTCATTGTTTTGTCTGAAAATGCACAAGGCGTACATATATACTTATGTATTCAGTAAGGCTAGTTACTCTGATGTGTCATGTTGTTGGATGTATCGTGTATATGCTAAGATCATCTCTAACGATCTCCTAAAATTCAAAGGAGGATACGGCTGAGTATCCTTTTGTGGAGAATATTTGCTCCTCTAAACAAGTGCCGTTTCTAACCTATCTAATAAATTTAACAGAGTAAAAAAATCAACACAaattcggtgcaaatttagactTGATTCTGTACAAAATTGATTCGAAATAGAAAtacataacaaatttgcacaaaCTAAATGAAATTTAGAACATAATTGCATAAAAACTAATTAAACTACTAATAGTCTCATTCTCGATCCTCACCCACTCTGATTCGGTGAGCCCTCCGATGTCCCTCGTCGCTGTAGGAGTCGCTGTAGAGGTCGATGACCTCTATCCTCCCGGCCCCGTACTGCTTGTACTGCCGGCACTCTACCTTGACGCGCTCCGGGTAGTAGCCGCGAGCTCCACCATGTAGGCCTCGCCGGCTTGCTCTACCTCAAGGCACTCGCGGGCCTACCGGTCTTCCCGCATATCTCGTCAGGCGGCCACCTGGGGGTTGACTGGCTCCAACCGTGGTAGGCCGTGGGCGAAGTTGCGTCGGGCGGTGGCACCGTGGAGATTGACTGACTTGATGTCATATGTGTGTACCGCATGCACCgcggaatggaaggagccaagcCAATGCCGCTTGCCGGTGTCGTAGTTGTATATATTTGTGGCCCATGTCCCCCACTGGCGCTACCACAAGCCAATATAATTtggtggctgcggcggcggaggcggcaggTTGGGAGGCAGGATGCGCCGGCGACACTCATGGCAATGTAGATACGTGGGCCGAACGCCGAGGATGTGCTACGGGGAGCGGATATCCGGCCATTTTCGGTGGTGGGTCGGCGGTGGAGTGGCTGTGGGTGATGGTGGGGCGCAACAGTGTGGATTGCGCAAAGGGGCCGGTGGGAGGTGAGCGAAGTGGGGTGGAGGATTTTACTCCACAGCCGCTCAGGCGAGTACATTTGTGGGCAGCTCGGAGCAAAAAATTCTCCCCTTACATTTTTTGGGGTTCGGTTAGTTCCTAGTTAGAGGAGGAAAACCAGATTCATCCTCCTCTACCCGGTTATTGGGGATCGGTTAGGGATGCTCTAAGTTCTTAGTTGTATTGTTCTCTTTCTAAAATAAAAGGTGTAGTTATT
The Aegilops tauschii subsp. strangulata cultivar AL8/78 chromosome 3, Aet v6.0, whole genome shotgun sequence genome window above contains:
- the LOC109755203 gene encoding uncharacterized protein, translating into MIFPPAFLDSSSCWNTNHNQLQLQQIGSNTHVTTTPSPAGHGPGDGGGSNNNNHGQQEGLMATAGAGGGGGDGGGGGGGDGDSAGGGSNKPMSMSERARLARVPQPEPGLNCPRCDSTNTKFCYFNNYSLTQPRHFCRACRRYWTRGGALRNVPVGGGYRRHAKRSAKPKAGSAGSGTAAAGTSSATSTTPSTTACTTGTATAPPALQYSMFGSAPPHGSRFADSFDPASLGLSFPARLLFPDSGAYAADGGAQQHHHHYQGNGNGMEQWAAAQMQSFPFLHAMDHQMSGNQPPASAMPTTMAAMQGMFHLGLQSGGGGGGNGDDGGNHQFHHPPAKRDYQQQQDYPSSRGMYGDVVNGNGGGFNFYSSTSNAAGN